The Streptococcus sp. VT 162 genome has a window encoding:
- the dnaK gene encoding molecular chaperone DnaK (heat shock protein 70; assists in folding of nascent polypeptide chains; refolding of misfolded proteins; utilizes ATPase activity to help fold; co-chaperones are DnaJ and GrpE; multiple copies in some bacteria) — MSKIIGIDLGTTNSAVAVLEGTESKIIANPEGNRTTPSVVSFKNGEIIVGDAAKRQAVTNPDTVISIKSKMGTSEKVSANGKEYTPQEISAMILQYLKGYAEDYLGEKVTKAVITVPAYFNDAQRQATKDAGKIAGLEVERIVNEPTAAALAYGLDKTDKEEKILVFDLGGGTFDVSILELGDGVFDVLSTAGDNKLGGDDFDQKIIDHLVAEFKKENGIDLSTDKMAMQRLKDAAEKAKKDLSGVTSTQISLPFITAGEAGPLHLEMTLTRAKFDDLTRDLVERTKVPVRQALSDAGLSLSEIDEVILVGGSTRIPAVVEAVKAETGKEPNKSVNPDEVVAMGAAIQGGVITGDVKDVVLLDVTPLSLGIETMGGVFTKLIDRNTTIPTSKSQVFSTAADNQPAVDIHVLQGERPMAADNKTLGRFQLTDIPAAPRGIPQIEVTFDIDKNGIVSVKAKDLGTQKEQTIVIQSNSGLTDEEIDRMMKDAEANAEADKKRKEEVDLRNEVDQAIFATEKTIKETEGKGFDAERDAAQVALDELKKAQEDNNLDDMKAKLEALNEKAQGLAVKLYEQAAAAQQAQAGAEGAQTTGNAGDDVVDGEFTEK; from the coding sequence ATGTCTAAAATTATCGGTATTGACTTAGGTACAACAAACTCAGCAGTTGCAGTTCTTGAAGGAACTGAAAGCAAAATCATCGCAAACCCAGAAGGAAATCGCACAACTCCATCTGTAGTGTCATTCAAAAATGGTGAAATCATCGTTGGTGATGCCGCAAAACGTCAAGCAGTTACAAACCCAGATACAGTAATCTCTATCAAATCTAAGATGGGAACTTCTGAAAAAGTTTCTGCAAATGGAAAAGAATACACTCCACAAGAAATCTCAGCTATGATTCTTCAATATTTGAAAGGTTACGCTGAAGATTACCTTGGTGAAAAAGTAACTAAAGCAGTTATCACAGTTCCAGCCTACTTCAACGATGCGCAACGTCAAGCAACAAAAGACGCTGGTAAAATCGCTGGTCTTGAAGTAGAACGTATCGTCAACGAACCAACTGCAGCAGCCCTTGCTTACGGTTTGGATAAGACTGACAAAGAAGAAAAAATCTTGGTATTCGACCTTGGTGGTGGTACATTTGACGTATCTATCCTTGAATTGGGTGACGGTGTCTTCGACGTATTGTCAACTGCAGGGGACAACAAACTTGGTGGTGATGACTTTGACCAAAAGATTATCGACCACTTGGTAGCAGAATTCAAGAAAGAAAACGGTATTGACTTGTCTACTGACAAGATGGCAATGCAACGTTTGAAAGATGCGGCTGAAAAAGCTAAGAAAGACCTTTCTGGTGTAACTTCAACACAAATCAGCTTGCCATTTATCACTGCAGGTGAAGCTGGACCTCTTCACTTGGAAATGACTTTGACTCGTGCGAAATTTGACGATTTGACTCGTGATCTTGTTGAACGTACAAAAGTTCCAGTTCGTCAAGCCCTTTCAGATGCAGGTTTGAGCTTGTCAGAAATCGACGAAGTTATCCTTGTTGGTGGTTCAACTCGTATCCCAGCCGTTGTGGAAGCTGTGAAAGCTGAAACTGGTAAAGAACCAAACAAATCAGTAAACCCTGACGAAGTAGTTGCTATGGGTGCTGCGATCCAAGGTGGTGTCATCACTGGTGATGTGAAAGACGTTGTCCTTCTTGACGTAACACCATTGTCACTAGGTATCGAAACAATGGGTGGAGTCTTCACAAAACTCATCGACCGCAATACTACGATTCCAACATCTAAATCACAAGTCTTCTCAACAGCAGCAGACAACCAACCAGCCGTTGATATCCACGTTCTTCAAGGTGAACGCCCAATGGCAGCAGACAACAAGACTCTTGGACGTTTCCAATTGACAGATATCCCAGCTGCACCTCGTGGAATTCCTCAAATTGAAGTAACATTTGATATCGACAAGAATGGTATCGTATCTGTTAAGGCTAAAGATCTTGGAACTCAAAAAGAACAAACAATTGTTATCCAATCAAACTCAGGTTTGACTGATGAAGAAATCGACCGCATGATGAAAGATGCAGAAGCTAACGCTGAAGCAGATAAGAAACGTAAAGAAGAAGTGGACCTTCGTAACGAAGTAGACCAAGCTATCTTTGCGACTGAAAAGACAATCAAGGAAACTGAAGGCAAAGGCTTCGATGCAGAACGTGACGCTGCTCAAGTTGCTCTTGATGAGCTTAAGAAAGCCCAAGAAGACAACAACTTGGACGACATGAAAGCTAAACTTGAAGCATTGAACGAAAAAGCTCAAGGACTTGCTGTTAAACTCTACGAACAAGCCGCAGCAGCTCAACAAGCTCAAGCAGGAGCAGAAGGCGCACAAACAACAGGAAACGCAGGCGATGACGTCGTAGACGGAGAGTTTACGGAAAAATAA